TTTGCCAAATAAACTTTTTACGCCTACCATTCCTGCATCTATTTGTATGACCATAGATGACAGTGCGCCAACTATGATAGCGGCTATGCTCACCAAACGCAATGTTTTTGCGACAGATTGTAATTGCACATTTGCCTGAAACATAAAAACAAAAGACATTATCAAAAATATAATGCCTATAATAAGAAGTGCCATAATAAATAAGATAGAATGTTAATTTGAATATAGTTTAGTATCAACATTTTTTTGTCGGTTTGCGTTCTTTTTTTTATCAAAATCATCATTTCATATTATTATGTGTATTTATTGACAACTTTTAACATCAGAACACCCTTGTTTCTTTAATAACTTAATATCTTTGCAAAAAACACATTTGTTGAATATTTTTATTCTTAACTCATTTACTTTTATAACAACAATGATTAAAAGAACAATGTTGGCTTGGCTCACAGTATGCAGTATGAGCCTTGCTGCTTTGCCTCCCCCACCCGACGAAGGTATGTGGCTGCCTATGTTTGTAGAACGGTTGAATTATACCGATATGCAAAAATTGGGCTTGCAACTCACCGCCGAAGAAATTTACAGCATTAATCACAGCAGCCTCAAAGATGCTATCGTGATGCTCGGCGGCGGATTTTGCTCTTCGGAGTTAGTATCGCCCGAAGGTCTGTTGCTCACCAACCACCACTGCGCCTACGACCTCATTCAGAGCCACTCCAGCGTGGAACACGACTACCTCACCGATGGTTTTTGGGCAATGAAAAAAACCGAAGAATTAAGCCAACCCCGGACTCACGGCTTCTATTTTGGTGCGTATGGAAGATGTAACGCCGCTCATGAAAGCCGCCATTGAAAAAAGGAAAAGCAGAAGAGCGCGATGCTATTGTGGCTGCCGAACAAAATGCCATTATTGAAGAAACTCAAAAAGAAAACGCCAACTACGAAATTAAAGTGAAGTCGTTTTTTGATGGCAATGAATATTATATGTTCATCTACGAAACCTTCCGCGATGTGCGATTGGTGGGTGCGCCCCCTTCTTCTATCGGAAAATACGGTGGCGATACCGACAACTGGATGTGGACACGCCATACCGGCGATTTCTCTGTTTTGCGCATCTATGCGGCAAAGACAACAAACCCGCCGACTATTCTGCCGACAATGTGCCTTACAACCCAAACATTTCTTGCCCGTTTCTTTAGATGGTGTGCAGGAAAAGATTATGCCATGATTATGGGATTTCAGGAACTACCGACCGCTACCTCACTTCCAACGGCGTAAATCTTGCAATTGAAAAAAACCAACCCGACCCGTGTGAAAATTCGCGGCAAATTGCTCGAAACGATGAAAGAACACATGGATTCCGACAAAGCTATAGAAATTAAATATGCCTCTAAATATGCCTCTATCAGCAATTACTGGAAATATTTTATCGGACAAACGCGCGGATTGAAACGTTTAGATGTCGCTGATAAGAAAAAACAGGAAGAAGATGCTTTCAGAAAATGGGTAAATGCCGACCGCGACCGCAAAAAGAAATACGGCGAAGCCTTAGAACTCGTGCAGCAAGCCTACGAAGAACTCGACCGCAGTGCTTTGCACAATGTGTATTTGAACGAAGCTGTTTTCGGTTCTGAAATTATGGGCTTCGCTTATAATTTCTCCGCCTTAGAGCCGCTGCTCATGATGAAATCTACTCCTAAAGCAGATTTGGACGCTGCCATTGAGCAAATCCGTCAAACGGCTGCCGCTTATTATAAAGACTACGACCGCGCCACCGACCAAGATATTACCGGCGAACTCATGACCCTGTATGCACAGGGTGTCTCTCAAGATGATATGCCTGCCGTACTCAAAGCCGCCAACAGCAAATTTAAAGGAGATTATCGCGCTTATGTAAAAGATATGTTCAACCGTTCTTTTATGAGTGACCCCACCAAATTGGAAGCATTTTTGAAAAAACCTACGCTCAAAGCCCTCAAAGCTGACCCCGCTTATGCCGCTTTCAACGATATTTTTACCAACTATCGCCAAAAAGTAGCACCCTCGCGCAAAGCGGCTTTTGAAAAACTTTCGCAGGGCAATCGCTTGTATGTGGCGGGTGTGCGCGAAATGAACCCCGACAAAAATATTATCCCAACGCCAACTCTACTATGCGCCTCACCTACGGGCAGGTGTTGAGCTACAAACCTCAAGATGCGACTTTCTATAATTATTTCACTACCGCCGATGGTATTTTGGAAAAAGAAGACCCCACTAATCCCGAATTTATCGTTCCTGCTAAATTGAACGAATTAATCCGTAAAAAAGATTTTGGACAATATGCAGATAAAGATGGCTCTTTGCACGTCAATTTCTTATCCAATACCGACATCACCGGCGGAAATTCAGGAAGTGCCGTGATGAACAACAAAGGCGAACTCATCGGTATCGCCTTCGACGGCAACTGGAAGCTATGAGCGGCGATATTGCTTTTGAACCCAATTTCAACGCACTATTTCGGTGGATATCCGCTATGTATTGTTTGTAATTGACAAATATGCAGGTGCTACCAATTTGATAAAAGAAATGAAATTGATGCGCAGCAGCGAGGATAAAAAAGAAGATAAAAAATAATTCTTCTCGTTTCTTTGCATTTTTTAATAAAAAATCCCTCGTGTTTGATACACGAGGGATTTTTTTGTTGCCCACCACTTTGACAAAGTTCAAAAATTTGTCAAAGTTAAAAAGAAGTGAGCTAACCGAGTTCAGAAGTGAGCTAACCGAGTTCAAGTAAGCTAACCGAGTTCCAAGTGAGCTAACCGAG
Above is a genomic segment from Sphingobacteriales bacterium containing:
- a CDS encoding S46 family peptidase, whose translation is MIKRTMLAWLTVCSMSLAALPPPPDEGMWLPMFVERLNYTDMQKLGLQLTAEEIYSINHSSLKDAIVMLGGGFCSSELVSPEGLLLTNHHCAYDLIQSHSSVEHDYLTDGFWAMKKTEELSQPRTHGFYFGAYGRCNAAHESRH
- a CDS encoding S46 family peptidase, which produces MKKGKAEERDAIVAAEQNAIIEETQKENANYEIKVKSFFDGNEYYMFIYETFRDVRLVGAPPSSIGKYGGDTDNWMWTRHTGDFSVLRIYAAKTTNPPTILPTMCLTTQTFLARFFRWCAGKDYAMIMGFQELPTATSLPTA
- a CDS encoding S46 family peptidase, which produces MKIRGKLLETMKEHMDSDKAIEIKYASKYASISNYWKYFIGQTRGLKRLDVADKKKQEEDAFRKWVNADRDRKKKYGEALELVQQAYEELDRSALHNVYLNEAVFGSEIMGFAYNFSALEPLLMMKSTPKADLDAAIEQIRQTAAAYYKDYDRATDQDITGELMTLYAQGVSQDDMPAVLKAANSKFKGDYRAYVKDMFNRSFMSDPTKLEAFLKKPTLKALKADPAYAAFNDIFTNYRQKVAPSRKAAFEKLSQGNRLYVAGVREMNPDKNIIPTPTLLCASPTGRC
- a CDS encoding S46 family peptidase; protein product: MRLTYGQVLSYKPQDATFYNYFTTADGILEKEDPTNPEFIVPAKLNELIRKKDFGQYADKDGSLHVNFLSNTDITGGNSGSAVMNNKGELIGIAFDGNWKL
- a CDS encoding S46 family peptidase; its protein translation is MDIRYVLFVIDKYAGATNLIKEMKLMRSSEDKKEDKK